The Manihot esculenta cultivar AM560-2 chromosome 1, M.esculenta_v8, whole genome shotgun sequence genome has a window encoding:
- the LOC110625389 gene encoding RNA-binding KH domain-containing protein RCF3 yields the protein MAGQRNDYGKRSNSHSDYGGGKRRNPGDDPDQPRTIGSDDTVYRYLCPLRKIGSIIGRGGEIAKQLRSESKSSIRISDSMPGFEERIVTIYSSSEETNLFGDTGEFVSPAQDALFMVHDRIVAEDLPPNNNNDGDDEFGDPQQVTVRMLVPSDQIGCVIGKGGQVIQNIRSETRAQIRILKDEHLPPLALSSDELLQIIGEPAIVRKALYQVSSRLHENPSRSQHLLLSSSTNMYQSGGMVMTANAGAPLMGLYGNYKGGWSSSFYSDQRDEASAKEFSLRMVCPIGNIGGVIGKGGGIIKQIRQESRASIKVDSSGAEGDDCIIFISAKEFFEDQSPTLNAALRLQPRCSEKSERESGDSVITTRLLVPRSQIGCLMGKGGAIISEMRSITRASIRILSEDNLPKVASEDDEMVQITGSLDVSSNALLHVILRLKANLFGRDGALSAIPPTLPYIPVSMDVLDGQKYGSRDNQSRGRGYSSAGAYSSRDVPPIENYGNSGSSLSGGESGYGGLSSGRSGLSGQNSINQRKHHGY from the exons ATGGCCGGCCAAAGGAATGACTACGGCAAGAGATCCAATTCCCATTCTGACTACGGCGGAGGCAAGCGGAGGAATCCCGGCGACGATCCTGACCAGCCGCGTACGATTGGAAGCGACGACACCGTCTACCGCTACTTATGCCCACTGAGGAAGATTGGGAGTATAATTGGGCGAGGCGGAgagatagctaagcaattgagGTCGGAGAGTAAATCTAGCATTAGAATTAGCGACTCTATGCCAGGGTTTGAGGAGCGCATTGTTACCATTTACAGCTCTTCTGAGGAGACTAATCTGTTTGGAGATACTGGCGAGTTTGTTTCCCCTGCTCAGGATGCTCTTTTCATGGTTCATGATAGGATTGTTGCTGAGGACCTGCCGCCTAATAATAATAACGATGGGGATGATGAATTTGGGGATCCTCAACAGGTTACTGTTAGAATGCTTGTGCCTTCTGATCAGATTGGTTGTGTTATTGGGAAAGGTGGACAAGTGATTCAGAATATAAGGAGCGAAACCCGCGCTCAGATTCGTATTCTGAAGGATGAGCATCTGCCTCCTTTGGCTTTGAGTAGTGATGAGCTTCTCCAG ATTATTGGAGAGCCTGCCATTGTTAGAAAGGCTCTTTATCAAGTTTCTTCACGCCTTCATGAGAATCCATCTCGATCCCAGCACCTTCTTTTGTCTTCTTCAACCAACATGTATCAATCCGGTGGCATGGTGATGACCGCAAATGCTGGTGCCCCTCTAATGGGTCTTTATGGAAATTATAAAGGTGGATGGTCATCATCTTTTTACTCTGACCAGAGAGATGAAGCTTCTGCTAAAGAGTTCTCTCTTCGTATGGTGTGCCCCATTGGAAATATTGGAGGTGTCATTGGAAAAGGTGGTGGTATCATTAAGCAAATTCGTCAGGAATCCAGGGCTTCCATCAAAGTTGATAGTTCAGGTGCTGAAGGTGACGACtgtattatatttatatcaGCAAAGGAG TTTTTTGAAGACCAATCTCCAACACTCAATGCAGCACTGCGATTGCAACCACGATGCAGTGAAAAAAGTGAAAGGGAATCAGGTGATTCTGTAATTACCACTCGTCTACTTGTGCCAAGGTCACAAATTGGTTGCCTTATGGGTAAAGGAGGGGCTATTATTTCTGAAATGAGGAGTATAACAAGGGCAAGCATTCGGATTCTCTCAGAGGACAATCTTCCCAAGGTTGCTTCTGAGGATGATGAGATGGTGCAG ATCACCGGCAGCCTAGATGTTTCTAGCAATGCTCTTTTACATGTTATTTTGAGGTTGAAAGCCAATTTATTTGGAAGGGATGGAGCACTAAGTGCAATTCCACCAACTCTTCCATATATTCCCGTTTCAATGGATGTATTAGATGGGCAAAAATATGGGAGCCGAGATAATCAATCACGTGGACGTGGATACTCTTCAGCTGGTGCATACAGTTCTCGTGATGTGCCCCCAATTGAAAATTATGGGAATAGTGGTAGTTCACTG AGCGGTGGTGAGAGTGGGTATGGCGGCTTATCTTCTGGTCGTTCAGG GTTATCTGGTCAAAACTCAATTAACCAAAGAAAGCATCATGGATATTAG
- the LOC110628612 gene encoding uncharacterized protein LOC110628612: protein MGQHEPYWQTNTSFSPPPSRWDFSFPSDELLYDSRDITLLHRSSTSSNSKESRWMRDNHLYNNHCFASGGAGLRLTSSLELSPGPQWTPPVIQEINTDDYETAKMRGQVLLHSSPTIAGPSGHPESGRSTPTFSDSSEDEPTFKSCLSSRCNFSGRHSFLSKPIHPLFFPVQAPKEASETQASRLSEFDAATVQRDAHHWSSASSSADSSDISEPLESEIVGRLCISSNVFKCGLCERFLSQRSPWSSRRIVRSGDMPVAGVLSCCHVFHAECLEQTTPKAHKNDPPCPLCVGLEDENSAVLQVFPGLRDRFPNSKTSSEYGPSGPWGCVTMGDFVGGTLHSPHRNTTLLLNRNRMRKNLSLKGNSSKEFPGKLRKNGSYSSQLLNGNAVDFGTVGCSKMTTNPSMKRLH, encoded by the exons ATGGGTCAGCATGAGCCCTACTGGCAAACTAATACAAGCTTCTCACCACCCCCATCAAGATGGGATTTTAGTTTCCCATCTGATGAGCTTCTGTATGATTCACGTGATATTACCCTACTTCATAGGTCCTCAACATCCTCAAACAGTAAAGAAAGTAGATGGATGAGGGACAACCATCTTTATAACAATCACTGTTTTGCATCTGGTGGTGCAGGCCTGCGTTTGACTAGTTCCCTGGAACTTTCTCCCGGTCCTCAGTGGACGCCTCCAGTCATACAGGAAATTAACACTGATGATTATGAAACTGCAAAAATGAGAG GTCAAGTGTTGCTGCATTCCTCACCGACTATAGCG GGACCTTCTGGACACCCAGAGAGTGGGAGATCCACTCCAACCTTTTCAGACAGCAGTGAGGACGAGCCCACATTCAAGTCATGCCTATCCTCTCGTTGCAACTTTTCAGGTCGCCATTCCTTTTTATCAAAACCCATCCACCCTTTGTTCTTTCCCGTTCAAGCTCCAAAAGAAGCTTCTGAAACCCAAGCTTCTAGGCTGTCAGAGTTTGATGCTGCTACTGTGCAAAGAGATGCCCATCATTGGAGCAGTGCTAGCAGTAGTGCAGATTCTTCAGATATTTCTGAACCACTTGAATCTGAAATTGTAGGTCGATTATGTATTTCATCTAATGTTTTTAAATGTGGATTGTGTGAAAGATTTCTTTCACAAAGATCTCCTTGGAGTTCACGGCGGATTGTGAGAAGTGGAGACATGCCTGTTGCCGGGGTTCTTTCATGTTGTCATGTTTTTCATGCAGAATGTTTGGAGCAGACAACACCCAAAGCACATAAGAATGACCCTCCTTGCCCTCTCTGTGTCGGATTGGAGGATGAAAATTCTGCGGTTCTGCAAGTATTTCCCGGGTTGAGGGACCGGTTCCCAAATTCTAAAACATCTTCCGAGTATGGACCATCTGGACCATGGGGCTGTGTAACGATGGGAGATTTTGTTGGAGGAACATTACATTCACCCCATCGGAATACCACATTGCTGCTAAATAGGAACCGAATGAGAAAGAATCTTTCTTTGAAGGGGAACTCTAGCAAGGAATTTCCAGGAAAGCTAAGGAAGAATGGTTCATATTCTTCACAGCTGCTGAATGGAAATGCTGTTGATTTTGGAACGGTTGGGTGCTCGAAAATGACAACAAATCCAAGTATGAAGAGATTACACTAG